Proteins found in one Canis aureus isolate CA01 chromosome 19, VMU_Caureus_v.1.0, whole genome shotgun sequence genomic segment:
- the C19H19orf53 gene encoding leydig cell tumor 10 kDa protein homolog has protein sequence MAQGQRKFQARKPGKSKAAAAAASERNRGPRKGGRVIAPKKARIVQQQKLKKDLEVSIRKKIEHDVVMKANSSLPKKLALLKATAKKEAASSSSTKTPS, from the exons ATGGCGCAGGGGCAACGCAAGTTCCAGGCGCGGAAGCCGGGGAAGAgcaaggcggcggcggcggcggcctcggAGCGGAACCGGGGCCCCAGGAAGGGTG GTCGTGTGATCGCCCCCAAGAAGGCGCGCATCGTGCAGCAGCAAAAGCTCAAGAAG GATCTGGAGGTCAGCATCCGGAAGAAGATTGAACATGACGTTGTAATGAAGGCCAACAGCAGCCTGCCCAAGAAGCTGGCGCTGCTGAAGGCCACTGCCAAGAAGGAGGcagcctcttcttcctccaccaAGACACCTTCCTAA
- the MRI1 gene encoding methylthioribose-1-phosphate isomerase, with translation MALEAIRYSRGSLEILDQLLLPQRSRYEPVGSVRQAWEAIRAMKVRGAPAIALVGCLSLAVELQAGAGGPGPAALVAFVRDALSFLVTARPTAVNMARAARHLADAAALEAERDGATEEAVRERVIRCAEDMLEKDLKDNRSIGDLGARHLLERAAPGGGKVTVLTHCNTGALATAGYGTALGVIRSLHTLGRLDHAFCTETRPYNQGARLTAFELVYEQIPATLIADSMAAAAMAHRGVSAVVVGADRVVANGDTANKVGTYQLAIAAKHHGIPFYVAAPSSSCDLRLETGKEIVIEERPGQELTDVNGVRIAAPGIGVWNPAFDVTPHDLITGGIITELGVFAPEDLQAALSTTAS, from the exons ATGGCGCTCGAGGCGATCCGCTACTCCCGGGGCTCCCTGGAGATCCTCGACCAGCTGCTGCTGCCCCAGCGCAGCCGCTACGAGCCAGTGGGCTCGGTGCGCCAGGCCTGGGAGGCCATCCGCGCCATGAAG GTGCGCGGCGCCCCGGCCATCGCGCTCGTGGGCTGCCTCAGCCTCGCCGTGGAGCTGCAGGCGGGCGCGGGGGGACCGGGACCCGCCGCGCTGGTGGCTTTCGTGCGCGACGCGCTGAGCTTCCTGGTCACCGCTCGGCCCACCGCCGTCAACATGGCCCGCGCTGCCCGCCACCTGGCCGACGCCGCAGCCCTGGAGGCCGAGCGCGACGGCGCCACGGAGGAGGCGGTCCGGGAGAG AGTGATCCGCTGCGCTGAGGACATGCTGGAGAAAGACCTCAAGGACAACCGGAGCATTGGGGACCTAGGAGCCCGCCACCTCCTGGAGCGGGCAGCTCCTGGGGGCGGCAAGGTGACCGTGCTGACCCACTGTAACACCGGTGCACTGGCCACTGCTGGCTATGGCACAGCTCTGG GTGTGATCCGCTCACTGCACACCCTGGGCCGTCTGGATCATGCCTTCTGCACGGAGACCCGGCCCTACAACCAGGGAGCCCGGCTGACAGCCTTCGAGCTGGTCTACGAGCAGATCCCCGCCACCCTCATCGCCGATAGCATGGCAGCAGCGGCCATGGCCCACCGGGGCGTGTCAG CTGTCGTCGTGGGAGCCGACCGAGTGGTTGCCAACGGTGACACGGCCAACAAGGTGGGCACCTACCAGCTGGCCATCGCTGCCAAGCACCATGGCATCCCCTTCTACGTGGCTGCCCCCAGCTCCTCGTGTGACCTCCGTCTGGAGACAGGAAAGGAGATCGTCATTGAGGAGCGCCCAGGGCAGGAGCTGACAGATGTCAACGGGGTCAGGATTGCAGCCCCCG ggATTGGGGTTTGGAATCCTGCCTTCGATGTCACCCCCCATGACCTCATCACTGGCGGCATCATCACAGAGCTGGGCGTCTTTGCTCCTGAAGACCTCCAGGCAGCCCTAAGCACCACCGCCTCCTGA